The following proteins are encoded in a genomic region of Arachis stenosperma cultivar V10309 chromosome 4, arast.V10309.gnm1.PFL2, whole genome shotgun sequence:
- the LOC130977057 gene encoding 50S ribosomal protein L5, chloroplastic, whose translation MATTHSLLHSSSSSFLAQFRPFPPPHSSSSSSSVPFSHGTRHGLLSVKASDSGAAVLVDKSEAETVHRLKTTYKDKIVPLLMEEFNYTNIHQVPKIEKITVNCGIGDAAQNAKGLEAAMNDLALITGQRPIKTRARASVATFKIREGQPLGIAVTLRGKVMYNFLDRVINLGLPRTRDFQGLNPNSFDGNGNYSVGVKDQGVFPEIKYDAVGKPRGMDICITTTAKTDQEAQKLLVLMGMPFREGGGPASTMRKKKLKSHHFDPKAKGRARK comes from the exons ATGGCAACCACTCATTCTCTTCTTCACTCGTCGAGTTCCTCTTTCCTTGCTCAGTTTCGTCCCTTTCCACCTCCACActcatcttcttcatcatcttctgtACCGTTTTCTCATGGAACAAGGCATGGATTGCTGTCTGTGAAGGCCTCTGATTCTGGTGCTGCGGTGCTCGTTGACAAGTCCGAAGCAGAGACTGTTCATCGTCTCAAAACTACTTACAAAGACAAAATTGTTCCTTTGCTCATGGAGGAGTTCAATTACACCAATATCCACCAG GTGCCAAAGATCGAGAAAATTACAGTTAACTGCGGTATTGGTGATGCTGCACAAAATGCAAAGGGTTTGGAAGCAGCAATGAATGATCTGGCTCTGATCACAGGGCAGAGACCGATTAAGACTCGGGCTAGGGCTTCTGTTGCCACCTTCAAGATTAGGGAAGGTCAACCACTTGGGATAGCCGTGACACTCAGAGGAAAG GTCATGTACAACTTCCTAGACCGAGTTATCAACTTAGGACTTCCTAGGACAAGAGATTTTCAAGGTCTGAACCCCAATAGCTTTGATGGCAATGGGAACTACAGCGTCGGCGTTAAGGACCAGGGTGTGTTCCCGGAGATCAAATACGACGCTGTCGGCAAACCTAGGGGAATGGATATCTGCATCACGACAACGGCTAAAACCGATCAAGAAGCGCAAAAGTTGTTAGTTCTTATGGGCATGCCATTCAGAGAGGGAGGTGGTCCTGCCTCTACAATGCGCAAGAAGAAGCTCAAGTCTCATCATTTTGATCCAAAAGCAAAGGGAAGAGCAAGGAAGTAA